The proteins below are encoded in one region of Drosophila santomea strain STO CAGO 1482 chromosome 3R, Prin_Dsan_1.1, whole genome shotgun sequence:
- the LOC120454496 gene encoding metaxin-1 homolog isoform X1, translating to MEMHLGATLHVYKGEYGLPSIDFECLRALCLLRFTRCPMDVQTSSNPLRSGAGKLPYLQIGNQKFAGYRQIKRVLDLEGYPIDAHLSTKQKHLSTAYANWVFTNLHAYYHYFLYGEPHNFDTTTRGLYAKRTPFPFNFYYPSSYQREACDVVQVMAGFDVNDKLDKHEGDYLVVNAKKVVNLLSSKLGRKVWFFGDTYSEFDAIVYSYLAIIFKIALPNNPLQNHIKGCQNLVNFINRITKDIFRNEGYSSVKLTKTPSGTEASLTASERKFLDSELNTKIVAGVGAVLAMGAFAAWRGIYNQLTTRSSTDYDGIDYEDDEMEEGLD from the exons ATGGAGATGCATCTGGGAGCAACGCTGCATGTGTACAAGGGGGAGTACGGACTGCCGTCCATAGATTTTGAATGTTTACGTGCTCTG TGCCTCCTGCGATTCACCCGCTGTCCCATGGACGTGCAGACCAGCTCCAATCCCCTGCGCTCAGGTGCCGGAAAACTGCCCTATCTGCAGATCGGCAACCAGAAGTTCGCGGGCTATAGGCAAATTAAGCGCGTGCTGGATCTCGAG GGTTACCCGATAGATGCGCATTTAAGCACtaaacaaaagcatttgtCCACCGCCTACGCGAACTGGGTGTTCACCAATCTGCATGCCTACTACCACTACTTCCTGTACGGAGAACCCCACAATTTTGACACTACCACGAGGGGTCTCTACGCCAAGCGCACGCCATTCCCCTTCAACTTCTACTACCCGTCGTCCTATCAAAGGGAAGCTTGCGACGTGGTCCAAGTGATGGCCGGTTTCGATGTGAACGACAAGTTGGACAAGCACGAAGGCGACTAC CTTGTTGTCAATGCCAAGAAGGTAGTTAATCTGTTGTCCAGTAAATTGGGTCGCAAGGTATGGTTCTTCGGCGACACCTACAGCGAGTTTGATGCCATCGTCTACAGCTATCTCGCCATCATCTTTAAGATCGCACTGCCCAACAATCCACTGCAGAATCACATTAAGGGCTGCCAGAACCTAGTAAACTTTATCAACCGCATCACGAAGGACATATTCCGCAACGAGGGTTACAGTTCCGTCAAACTCACAAAGACACCCAGTGGCACGGAGGCAAGTTTGACGGCTTCGGAGCGCAAGTTCCTGGATTCTGAGCTCAACACCAAAATAGTGGCCGGCGTGGGAGCAGTGTTGGCCATGGGAGCGTTTGCGGCATGGCGTGGGATTTACAACCAG CTAACGACACGCTCTTCGACGGACTATGATGGCATAGATTACGAAGATGACGAGATGGAGGAGGGCCTAGACTAA
- the LOC120454496 gene encoding metaxin-1 homolog isoform X2, with protein MEMHLGATLHVYKGEYGLPSIDFECLRALCLLRFTRCPMDVQTSSNPLRSGAGKLPYLQIGNQKFAGYRQIKRVLDLEGYPIDAHLSTKQKHLSTAYANWVFTNLHAYYHYFLYGEPHNFDTTTRGLYAKRTPFPFNFYYPSSYQREACDVVQVMAGFDVNDKLDKHEGDYLVVNAKKVVNLLSSKLGRKVWFFGDTYSEFDAIVYSYLAIIFKIALPNNPLQNHIKGCQNLVNFINRITKDIFRNEGYSSVKLTKTPSGTEASLTASERKFLDSELNTKIVAGVGAVLAMGAFAAWRGIYNQFWFNVFVWLQTLM; from the exons ATGGAGATGCATCTGGGAGCAACGCTGCATGTGTACAAGGGGGAGTACGGACTGCCGTCCATAGATTTTGAATGTTTACGTGCTCTG TGCCTCCTGCGATTCACCCGCTGTCCCATGGACGTGCAGACCAGCTCCAATCCCCTGCGCTCAGGTGCCGGAAAACTGCCCTATCTGCAGATCGGCAACCAGAAGTTCGCGGGCTATAGGCAAATTAAGCGCGTGCTGGATCTCGAG GGTTACCCGATAGATGCGCATTTAAGCACtaaacaaaagcatttgtCCACCGCCTACGCGAACTGGGTGTTCACCAATCTGCATGCCTACTACCACTACTTCCTGTACGGAGAACCCCACAATTTTGACACTACCACGAGGGGTCTCTACGCCAAGCGCACGCCATTCCCCTTCAACTTCTACTACCCGTCGTCCTATCAAAGGGAAGCTTGCGACGTGGTCCAAGTGATGGCCGGTTTCGATGTGAACGACAAGTTGGACAAGCACGAAGGCGACTAC CTTGTTGTCAATGCCAAGAAGGTAGTTAATCTGTTGTCCAGTAAATTGGGTCGCAAGGTATGGTTCTTCGGCGACACCTACAGCGAGTTTGATGCCATCGTCTACAGCTATCTCGCCATCATCTTTAAGATCGCACTGCCCAACAATCCACTGCAGAATCACATTAAGGGCTGCCAGAACCTAGTAAACTTTATCAACCGCATCACGAAGGACATATTCCGCAACGAGGGTTACAGTTCCGTCAAACTCACAAAGACACCCAGTGGCACGGAGGCAAGTTTGACGGCTTCGGAGCGCAAGTTCCTGGATTCTGAGCTCAACACCAAAATAGTGGCCGGCGTGGGAGCAGTGTTGGCCATGGGAGCGTTTGCGGCATGGCGTGGGATTTACAACCAG TTCTGGTTCAATGTCTTTGTTTGGCTCCAGACACTCATGTAG
- the LOC120454490 gene encoding vacuolar protein sorting-associated protein 45 — MNLISGIKLYIEKMCSESGPGMKIILLDKETTSIISMAFSQSDMLQREVYLFERLDSGRSNERLKYLKCIVFIRPTKQNIQLLANELRNPKYSAYYIYFSNIIPRTDIKYLAECDESESVREVKELYADYLCVNPNLFSLSIPNCMANLNWLPDALNRSMQGITAVLLSLKLNPVIRYRAGSQAAQLLAKLIYEQITKESSLFDFRSNMDGSAPPLLLVLDRRDDPVTPLLHQWTYQAMVHELLHIKNNRLDLSNRPNVPKDFKELVLSGDQDEFYGNNMYANYGEIGSTIKQLMEEFQRKANDHKKVESISDMKNFIESYPQFKKMSGTVQKHLCVIGELSALSNKRNLFEVSELEQEIACKAEHSAQLQRIKKLIADERVSIDDALKLVALYALRYERHANCDTSGLLQIIKTRGGRAAIVPSLIEYAGTHVRQGDLFNMVRITDAVKLTRNLIKGLKGVENVFTQHTPLLKETLEDVFKGRELDPLFPAINSELVPFRRPPQEVVVFIIGGATYEEALAVHQLNNAGYKVILGGTTIHNSQSFIQEVMASTSGIQFKHTKSMIKYCSTDNI; from the exons ATGAATCTGATAAGCGGAATCAAGTTGTACATTGAGAAAATGTGCTCCGAGTCTGGACCGGGCATGAAAATCATCCTGCTAGACAAGGAGACT ACCAGTATCATTTCAATGGCCTTTAGCCAATCGGACATGCTGCAGCGGGAGGTGTACCTGTTCGAACGCCTGGACTCGGGAAGATCCAACGAGCGGTTGAAGTATCTCAAATGCATTGTCTTCATCCGCCCCACCAAGCAAAACAtccagctgctggccaacGAGCTGCGGAACCCCAAATACAGCGCCTATTACATTT ATTTCAGCAACATCATTCCCCGGACGGACATTAAGTACTTGGCAGAGTGCGACGAATCCGAGTCGGTGCGAGAGGTGAAGGAACTGTATGCGGACTACCTGTGCGTCAACCCGAATCTGTTCTCGTTAAGCATTCCCAATTGCATGGCGAATCTAAATTGGTTGCCGGACGCACTGAACCGCAGCATGCAGGGCATCACAGCTGTGCTGCTGTCCCTGAAACTGAACCCAGTCATCCGTTACCGAGCTGGTTCTCAGGCAGCGCAGCTTTTGGCCAAGCTCATCTACGAGCAGATCACAAAAGAGTCCTCGCTGTTTGACTTTCGCTCCAACATGGATGGCTCTGCGCCACCGCTGCTGCTTGTGCTGGACCGCAGGGACGACCCTGTGACGCCGCTCCTGCATCAGTGGACATACCAGGCCATGGTGCATGAGTTGCTGCACATAAAAAACAATCGTTTGGACTTGTCCAATCGCCCAAACGTGCCTAAGGACTTCAAGGAGCTGGTTCTATCCGGTGATCAGGATGAATTCTATGGCAACAACATGTACGCCAATTACGGCGAAATCGGGTCCACCATTAAACAACTGATGGAGGAGTTTCAACGCAAGGCGAACGACCACAAGAAGGTGGAGAGCATATCGGACATGAAGAACTTTATTGAGTCGTATCCCCAGTTTAAGAAAATGTCTGGCACCGTGCAGAAGCATTTGTGTGTGATTGGCGAACTGTCGGCGCTGAGCAACAAAAGGAATCTGTTCGAGGTCTCCGAGCTTGAACAGGAGATCGCCTGCAAGGCAGAACACTCGGCCCAGCTGCAGAGAATTAAGAAACTGATTGCGGACGAACGGGTTTCCATCGATGATGCCTTAAAATTGGTGGCACTCTACGCATTGCGGTACGAGAGACACGCCAACTGCGACACATCTGGACTGCTGCAGATCATCAAAACGCGCGGTGGACGAGCGGCTATAGTGCCCTCGCTGATCGAGTATGCTGGAACCCACGTACGACAAGGGGATCTGTTCAATATGGTGCGGATAACAGACGCCGTAAAGCTAACACGGAACTTAATTAAGGGCCTTAAGGGTGTGGAAAATGTCTTCACCCAGCACACACCCCTGTTGAAGGAAACTCTAGAGGATGTGTTCAAGGGCCGCGAACTGGATCCTCTCTTCCCGGCCATAAATTCTGAGCTCGTGCCATTCCGACGACCACCACAGGAGGTGGTTGTGTTTATCATTGGCGGCGCCACGTACGAGGAGGCCTTAGCTGTACACCAGCTAAACAACGCCGGCTATAAAGTCATCCTTGGCGGCACCACTATTCATAACTCGCAGAGTTTTATCCAAGAGGTTATGGCCTCCACTAGTGGCATTCAGTTTAAGCACACCAAATCCATGATCAAATACTGTTCCACGGATAACATTTAA